Part of the Brassica oleracea var. oleracea cultivar TO1000 chromosome C8, BOL, whole genome shotgun sequence genome is shown below.
TGCGACACAAGACTCAGATCGAGAGGCAGAGTAACAATCAAAACACATATCCATAGATCGGTTACACCCAAAGACCAAGCCGGCGATGGCGGTGCTGAAGGAGCCACCGCCTCCCAGAAAACATAAGCCGACAAAGAAGAACTAACAAAGCTTCTTCTTTCCAGAATCAAACATCCCGTTCAACCCGATGAACGGGAAAACTAAACCGGAAAAGATTCCGGCAAACCATAAACCAAAATTTTCTCTCTTCTCTGTGTAAAGTTCTAGAGAGGGAACAGAGCAGAGAGAGAAAACTGTCCGGGACTTTTTCCCAGAAACAGAACCTAACATGTAATCAAGTATAATGGCGTTTGTTTTAAATAATGATTTCTTGTTATCAAACTGTTTAAATAATTATCATAAAATAATTAAATTTAAATTGTTTGTAATTAACAAAATGACAAATGTGTAACATTTTGGGATGATTAAATTGTAGAATCATTAACTTGTTGTAATCTTTTTATATAAAAAGTTCTGAATAATAGATCTTTTATAAATTTGGTAATTAATTTTAAAATTTGTATAATTTGTCATAAATCATGCAATTTTTTACTAAATTGATATAAATGCTAACTGACCTAAATACGTAATTGGTATACTTTTTTTTTCCGAGCAACACGTAATTGGTATGCAAATCGTAAAAAAATAGAGATAAATGTTGGACACGATGCTGATGATCTGTCTAAACGTTGTGCTTTACATTACAAAACTTCAATTAGCTTCATAAAATAAAATACTTTCAATCTCTGGACTCTTGATCCCGACAGAGAATGCATTCTCTCTCCTCCGAGCCATTTCTCTCTCTATCTCTATCTTAAAACAGAGAGATCTTCCTTATAAAAAGCCAAAACCTTTACCACCAGCCAGAGCTTCTGCTTCTTTCTTCTCCTTTACAGGTTGTCACATCACTATAACAGCGAAACTCTCGGCGATTAATTAAAAAAAAGTATCCGCTCATATCAATCTCCTCCCTCCGATCTCCAAAAACATCATCTTTCTCTCTTCTGTTCTCCTCCGATGAGGTGTAAAAGACACACCGTCGATCTCAGCAGCACCGCCGGCGTCTGCGCTTCTTGCCTCCGTGAACGTCTCCTCTCCCTCGCCGCTTCCGCCGCCGTCACAGAAGACCATAATCAATCGCGTAAATCTAATAATCTGATTTTCCCTCGCTCTGTTTCTCCTTACGTAGCCCGCAGAAAATCCGACGTCGGAGGAGGAGGAGGAAACCGCCGGTTCATCACCACTCCTCAGGTGGATACCGGATTCTCATGCAAGGACTTCGAATCGAACCGTTCCTCTAAACCGAGGAGCGGTAAAGCTTCGAGAATCTCCAGTCTGTTCAGAGCTAGATCTGACGATTTCGATTCCGATACCAAGTCTCGAGTTTCCTGCTCGTCCTCGTCCTCGTCACGGTCATGGATCTCGTCGTTTCTCTCCAAGAAGCAACCCACCGCGTGTTACATCGAGGACGTGATCTCCGCTCGTAGACCTCAGCGAGTGTACTGTCGAGGGATGTCGCCTGCGAGAGATACTGAAGCAGGAGAGGAGGAAAACGAGCCGAGAAGAACTCCGGCGATGAAAACTCCCGGGAGGAGGAATATTGCGGCGGGGATAGGGAGGAGCATTTCGGGGATGGGTTTCTGTTTGAGTCCGTTGGTGAGAGCTAGTCCTAACTGTCCGTTTAAACGGAAAATTAGATTCCCGTCGGAGTTTAACGGAAACGGCGGCGAGGTAACGGTGCCGGAAAAGCCGCATATTGCAGAAGCGGCGTCGTTTTGCGCGAATAGATCGAAGAAGCTTGTGGATATAGGTAGAGTTAATCACCGCCGTTGAGTTATTGGTGGGCAGGTTTGGTCAAATGTTTGACTTAGCGCCTTTAAGTGTGTACCTTTTTTTTTACAAAATCAAGCTTTTTATTTGGTGAATAATGAGATTGAAAATAGTTTAAAAGACGTTAGGGTTTCTTCACTTTTGTAGTATTATGTTTTAAAAAAAAAAAAAAATTGTAGATGGAGCAAAGTCTCTGTTCTTGGGATGTTAGGAGAAGCAATGTATGTCATTATATTGTTCTTATGAAAAAATACTTTTCTTAAGTGTACAAATTATAAGACTATGATCATACCATTGATATTCTAGTACTGAAATTAGTTCATGATGTCATCTAATATTAATGTACTCAAACGTTATCGGATAATCGTGTTGCAAGCCTGATCCGATTAATCCATTTTTCTTAGGAGTTGACCAAAGATATAATCATATGTTTTATAGCATATCTGACTACGATTTGTCAAAACAGACAAAGTCCATTTCTAATTTATCTTCTGACTGTAAACTGCAGTATAATCCATACAACTGACCGAACCAGATCAAACCAGAGCTACATTCTTAGTAGTTCGTACCATATTGGGCTCCGGTGAGACCTGTACAAGAAATTATAGAACGGAACCAGGCAAGCTAGTCGATCTTTACTAGTATGTTGAGATGGTCAAAGGTTATTAAACTAATCATTCAGTACTGTAATTAGTAATGCGGCTGTTAAAATTTTGAAATTAACTGAATTTTGAACGATGAATTTCTGTTAAGAGAGTCAAGAGTGCGACAGTTTTGACTTTGTTTTTGTCTTCACGTAGAAAAGATTATCTTGGTTTCCACAATTGCTCCTCTCTAGTTCACTTCAATACATAGACCTACAAAGCTATATTATCACTTATTATGACAAAAGTCTCATTATCGTGTTTGTAGACTTTTAATAAACCCCAAGTACAACATTGAAGTGTTTCATATCAACTTTATAAAAGTTGCCAATAACCCAAGCGTTTAAATGTAAGAGAGGGTCCCCGAGATTTGAATTCGGTTGGCGTGTCCTAATCACACTGCTCTTGCCGTTTTCTTCTAGTTTTTATATTCTTGTTTGTCACTCTCTCTCTCTCTCTCTCGAGCTTTGCAATAATTTGAGCTGATTTAACTTAAGTTTTGTAAGAACTTTAAAATGGCATTGTGAGATGAATATAAACTGAACTAAGACTCTGGCTATTATAAGTTTATAACGTATTTTAATGGTATAAAGCTTTCATCACATCAATGGAGAAGCCAAAGTTGGAAGCTGATCCCTTAGCTTGACATTATCACACACATGCCGTTCTTTTCAACTCGTAAGATTTCCTGTCAGACTCAAAAGAGCACCAGGGGTAGCTTCTTCTTCCAAATACTAGACGGACAAGAGAAGAGGCCTTTTTAACAATGTTGCGTTAGCGTTTCTGGAACCAATCATTGT
Proteins encoded:
- the LOC106309640 gene encoding uncharacterized protein LOC106309640, yielding MRCKRHTVDLSSTAGVCASCLRERLLSLAASAAVTEDHNQSRKSNNLIFPRSVSPYVARRKSDVGGGGGNRRFITTPQVDTGFSCKDFESNRSSKPRSGKASRISSLFRARSDDFDSDTKSRVSCSSSSSSRSWISSFLSKKQPTACYIEDVISARRPQRVYCRGMSPARDTEAGEEENEPRRTPAMKTPGRRNIAAGIGRSISGMGFCLSPLVRASPNCPFKRKIRFPSEFNGNGGEVTVPEKPHIAEAASFCANRSKKLVDIGRVNHRR